One part of the Verrucomicrobiota bacterium genome encodes these proteins:
- a CDS encoding discoidin domain-containing protein, with protein sequence MKPTPTIEDFATVEATCDGVPVYAFGYTYIHGVSPDFIPGLTWQDGVGAGTKLVPKKSWEITNNLLGSTPAREPRSLRIDDQPLLCVHLIDGDPETCWCSRAQIEPDFEPVWIRIDLAAEAEIGAVRLVLHRQGMRGYAPIPGEPKDTAGVGQGLPRKLTVKVSRDAHHWETVYENDELAANPAMEPIEIRFDGRRAKQIWIVGENLPDVLGLGHAFSISGVEVLDAEGTNLALHSRGAGVTVSSTHLG encoded by the coding sequence ATGAAACCGACCCCAACCATTGAAGATTTTGCCACCGTTGAGGCCACGTGCGACGGCGTGCCTGTCTATGCGTTTGGCTACACGTACATTCACGGTGTGAGCCCCGACTTCATCCCAGGCCTGACCTGGCAGGACGGAGTTGGTGCAGGCACGAAGCTCGTGCCGAAGAAGTCGTGGGAGATCACGAACAACCTGCTCGGCTCGACGCCGGCGCGCGAGCCGCGTTCGCTGCGCATCGACGACCAGCCGCTGCTGTGCGTGCACCTCATTGACGGCGATCCGGAGACGTGCTGGTGCAGCCGCGCGCAGATCGAGCCCGACTTCGAGCCGGTGTGGATCCGTATCGACCTTGCGGCTGAGGCCGAGATCGGCGCCGTCCGCCTCGTGCTGCATAGGCAGGGCATGCGCGGCTACGCCCCGATCCCAGGTGAGCCGAAGGACACGGCCGGAGTAGGCCAGGGCCTGCCGCGCAAGCTCACCGTGAAGGTCAGCCGGGATGCTCATCACTGGGAGACCGTCTACGAGAACGACGAGCTCGCGGCCAATCCGGCCATGGAGCCGATCGAGATCCGGTTCGACGGGCGGCGGGCCAAGCAGATCTGGATCGTCGGCGAGAATCTGCCCGACGTGCTTGGTCTCGGCCACGCGTTCTCGATCTCGGGCGTCGAGGTTCTCGACGCCGAGGGGACAAACCTGGCGCTCCATTCACGCGGCGCGGGCGTGACCGTTTCGTCCACGCATCTGGG